The genomic DNA TGAGTAGTGTTGTTAGAAGGAGAATTGTTATTTTCATTTAAGGAAATTAGGCTGGTAAATTATATAATTCCTCTATTTTTATTTTTAAAGATTCAATTTCAAGTAAAGGAATTTGCACAATTGTATCAATAAATTGATCTTCATCTTTAAGTAGTAATGTACCAAATATTTCATTTGAAACATTGTGCTGCTTTATTTCAACTGCTAAAGTTTTAGTGTCAATTTCAGTTTTATTGTCTTTGAAAAATTTGTAATCGGCTTCATATATTATTTTTTCTTTTTCTAAATAGATCAATTCTTTTCCATGTTTATTCCATAGAAATAAGCGTAGGAAATAGTATCCTGATAATCCAAACATGATATAAAAGATAACGAATCCAAAAGATAATTCACCAATTAATAGCATTGCGCCAACAGTTGACAGGATTGGCAAAACAAAGAAAAAAACAGTGAAGAATTGAAGTATGATTCTGCAAAATATTGATGCTTGCGGCGATGTCAAGATGATTTTAGATAAGGGATTTTCTATTAGTTCAATATTGGATTTCATATTCGATTTTTAGTGTAATATTTTGTTCAATTTAATTTAAACTAAATTTAAGAATTAATCAGCAAAAAACAATTGTGCACAAAAAATCCCGATCTACAGAAGTAAATCGGGATTTATATTTAATTAGATTATTCTCTTAGTTCTTTGGCTTTTCATTTTGCATTTCAATGAAATCTGCTCCATGTCTAAAGTCTCCAAGTAAATGCTTGCAGAAATACTCACTTCTAATCCAAAATGAATACTCACTCATATTTCCAAATCCATGACGCTGCCCAGGATATAGGAAGAAATCGAAGCGCTTATTAGCTTTTATCAAAGCATTTGCCATTCTGATACTGTTACCAGGATGAACATTATCATCGATATCACCTGTTACAATCATTAGTTTTCCTTTTAAGTTTTTAGCTAAACTAGGATTGGTGTCAATCTTATACTTGAAAGTTGTATCTCCCTTTTCGCTAACCACTTCTTTTACACCATGGTGAGTTTCACTCCACCAACGGTTATAAATATTATTATCATGATTTCCGGCTGCCGATACAGCAACTTTAAAGAAATCAGGATAAACCAACATGGCAGCAGTTGACATAAATCCGCCACCAGAGTGTCCGTAGATACCAACTTTGTTGATGTCAATAAAATCGTGACGATTAGCGAGACGTTCTAAGGCAACTTTCTTATCCAATAGAGGGTAGTCTCTCATGTTTTGATATCCGTAGTTGTGATACCACTTAGAACGGGCAGGATGACCACCTCTATTTCCCATAGTTACAACAATAAAACCAAGTTGAGCCATTCGATCAGCTCTATCCATACGAGTTGAGAAACTCTTGTAAACAGCCTCGGTCTGAGGACCTGGATAAACGTATGTTAGAATCGGATATTTCTTGTTTGGATCAAAATCGAAAGGCTTATACATTACACCGTAGATGTCTGTAACACCATCACCAGCTTTTACGGTGAAGATTTCAGGAAATTTGTATCCTGATTCAAAAAGAATTGACAAATCAGCAGTTTCCAAATCCATAATTTTGGTTCCTTTAGAATCGTAAAGTTTCGATTCTGGAGCCGAATCAACTCTTGAAGCGTTGTTCACAAAGTAATGGGTTTGATCGTTAAGGTTTACTTTGTGATCGAAATTACCTTTGTTTAGAAGTTTTAAGCCCGTTCCATCAAAATTTACACGATATAGGTGTGAATAGTATGGATCTTCACCTTCTTCGTGGCCATTCGCTGTGAAATAAAGAACTCTGTTTTTTTCATCTACACCTTGAATTTTATCACAATGCCACGCTCCTGAAGTGATTTGATTCTTAAGCTTACCAGCTTTGTCATAAAGATAGAAATGAGCCCATCCATCACGTTCTGACCATTGAATGAACTCTTTGCCCTTGTTAATAGATACTAAAGGACGAGTTTCGATGTAAGTATTCAATCTTTCTTCGATGATTACTTTAACTTCTCCGGTACTTGTGTTAGCTGTACAATAATCCACACGTTTCATATCACGGCTAGTACGCTTGAAATAAAGCATATCGCTACCTTTATTAATCCATTTAGAGAATTTTACATCATCAGCTTCATTACGCTTTTGCCTAGGGGCTCTTAAAATAGAAATGGTTTGATCTTTAAAAGCATCAGCCTTAACTTTAAGTGTTTCTTTAGTATCCCAATCGATAACAATAAGCTCTGTTTGTGGTGCTTCTTTCTCACCAGCCATGTGGTATTTATAGCTCTCTAATGTAGGACGACCTTTTGCAACCGAATTGATTACCCATAGATCTTTTACTTTACGTTCGTCTTCGCGAACTGTAGCGAATTTTTTAGAATCAGATGAAAAAGTTACGTAAGCTTCTTTTCTCTTATCTTTTTCTTCTTCTTTCTCTCTGTTGGTTTTACCGTATGAATTGGTTCCATAACAATAGTGCTCAACACCGTCTTTTGTTAATTGATGTTCAACAATAGTAGAATCCTTCTCATTTTTCTGAGCTTTCTTGTAGTTTTCAGCATCCATCCACCAAAGGTTGTGCTGTTTAGCAAAAATCACATACTCTTGGTTTGGTGCAACCGATGCCCATTTCTTTTGCTCAAGTGGTTTTTTGAAATCATCAACAAGGATTAACTTTTTAGAAGCTATTGTGTACTGGAAATGCCACACTTTAGCTACCATTTTCTTTTTAGCTTTTTCCTTCTTTTCGTCATCTTTCTTCTCCTCTTGCTTGTTTCCATCTTCATCCTTTTCTTCCTCTTCAACCAATTTACTTTTTACCTGGAATTGAAGAGCTTTTTCATTTTTGATGAATTTAAGCTTGCTAATGTACATGTGTTGAGCATCGAATGGATCACCAGTAAGACGACTCATATCTGCAGCCATTTTTACGCCATTAAACAGTTCCTTTTTCGTATTCTTTACAGGATCAACTATATAGTATTTTTGTCCTTCGGATGTGCGATAAGTGTACCAAAATTTTTCTCCATTCTTTAACCAATGCGGGTTTACCGATGTAGAGAATACCATACCACGCAATTTTGTAGGCGAAAAGCGTGCTGCTAATTCATAATTTGCCTTTGTCACAGGTGTTTCCTGTGCAAACAAGCCCAATCCTATAATTACTAGTAGGAGTGTGAGTAAGTTTCTTTTCATGATTGAGTAATTATACTTTGTTGTTTTAAGTTGTTTCTATTAAAGACACCAAAAATAAGATTAAGAGTGACAATTAAGGAGGATTAAATTGATAAATAAGTGGAATAAATGGATTTTTCGATAAGTATAGGTATTTTCTAGATGTACATATGTTGTAATTTTTGAATATTGCTATCGAATTCCTTTTTTCTACAATTTTTTAATCATTTCAAATTGTTTGCCAATTGGGTCTATAAAATTTGCTTTTAAAAAATTGGTTAT from Labilibaculum sp. DW002 includes the following:
- a CDS encoding S9 family peptidase — translated: MKRNLLTLLLVIIGLGLFAQETPVTKANYELAARFSPTKLRGMVFSTSVNPHWLKNGEKFWYTYRTSEGQKYYIVDPVKNTKKELFNGVKMAADMSRLTGDPFDAQHMYISKLKFIKNEKALQFQVKSKLVEEEEKDEDGNKQEEKKDDEKKEKAKKKMVAKVWHFQYTIASKKLILVDDFKKPLEQKKWASVAPNQEYVIFAKQHNLWWMDAENYKKAQKNEKDSTIVEHQLTKDGVEHYCYGTNSYGKTNREKEEEKDKRKEAYVTFSSDSKKFATVREDERKVKDLWVINSVAKGRPTLESYKYHMAGEKEAPQTELIVIDWDTKETLKVKADAFKDQTISILRAPRQKRNEADDVKFSKWINKGSDMLYFKRTSRDMKRVDYCTANTSTGEVKVIIEERLNTYIETRPLVSINKGKEFIQWSERDGWAHFYLYDKAGKLKNQITSGAWHCDKIQGVDEKNRVLYFTANGHEEGEDPYYSHLYRVNFDGTGLKLLNKGNFDHKVNLNDQTHYFVNNASRVDSAPESKLYDSKGTKIMDLETADLSILFESGYKFPEIFTVKAGDGVTDIYGVMYKPFDFDPNKKYPILTYVYPGPQTEAVYKSFSTRMDRADRMAQLGFIVVTMGNRGGHPARSKWYHNYGYQNMRDYPLLDKKVALERLANRHDFIDINKVGIYGHSGGGFMSTAAMLVYPDFFKVAVSAAGNHDNNIYNRWWSETHHGVKEVVSEKGDTTFKYKIDTNPSLAKNLKGKLMIVTGDIDDNVHPGNSIRMANALIKANKRFDFFLYPGQRHGFGNMSEYSFWIRSEYFCKHLLGDFRHGADFIEMQNEKPKN